The following coding sequences are from one Microbacterium sp. SORGH_AS_0969 window:
- the efeU gene encoding iron uptake transporter permease EfeU, which yields MLASFFATFLIGLREGLEAALVVGILVAYLTRLDRRDALPKLWTGVGLAIALALTVGAIFTFGAYMLTFEAQELLGGGLSLLAVAMVTWMIFWMQKAGRTLKAGLEGGVDKALRGGVWALVAIGFVSVAREGVETTLLLWAMVQSFGEQAIALVGALLGLVAAVVLGWLIARGMLRLNLARFFTWTGGFLVVVAAGVLAYAIHDLQEGGALPGPFGASATIDPVTGGAATGWAGFPFGWAFDISHVIAPTSPLAALLQATVGFMPAMTWLQVIAWAIYMAVVVPLFVRGVRANRRPKPVAREVLASGVVASDAAASAAAAPAAPASDGTASATSSAVPPPVASATPRTPDAARVPDATASVTHPNGAS from the coding sequence GTGCTCGCAAGCTTCTTCGCCACGTTCCTCATCGGCCTCCGTGAAGGCCTCGAAGCGGCACTCGTCGTCGGCATCCTCGTCGCGTACCTCACCCGCCTGGACCGTCGTGACGCTCTGCCCAAGCTGTGGACCGGTGTCGGCCTCGCGATCGCCCTGGCGCTGACCGTCGGCGCGATCTTCACCTTCGGCGCCTACATGCTCACTTTCGAGGCCCAGGAGCTCCTCGGCGGGGGACTGTCGCTGCTCGCCGTCGCGATGGTCACCTGGATGATCTTCTGGATGCAGAAAGCCGGGCGCACGCTGAAAGCGGGGCTCGAGGGTGGCGTCGACAAGGCCCTGCGCGGCGGGGTCTGGGCGCTCGTCGCGATCGGCTTCGTCTCGGTCGCGCGCGAGGGGGTCGAGACCACGCTGCTGCTGTGGGCAATGGTGCAGTCCTTCGGCGAGCAAGCCATTGCCCTGGTCGGTGCTCTGCTGGGCTTGGTCGCCGCCGTCGTGCTGGGCTGGCTCATCGCACGCGGAATGCTGCGCCTGAACCTCGCGCGCTTCTTCACCTGGACAGGAGGCTTCCTCGTCGTGGTGGCCGCCGGCGTGCTCGCCTACGCGATTCACGACCTGCAAGAAGGGGGAGCGCTGCCCGGCCCGTTCGGTGCCAGCGCCACGATCGACCCCGTCACCGGCGGCGCCGCGACGGGCTGGGCGGGCTTTCCCTTCGGCTGGGCCTTCGACATCTCCCACGTCATCGCGCCGACGAGCCCGCTTGCGGCTCTCCTGCAGGCCACGGTCGGTTTCATGCCGGCCATGACGTGGCTGCAGGTCATCGCCTGGGCCATCTACATGGCGGTGGTCGTGCCGCTGTTCGTGCGCGGCGTGCGCGCGAACCGCCGGCCGAAGCCCGTCGCGCGTGAGGTCCTCGCGTCCGGAGTCGTCGCTTCCGACGCCGCAGCGTCCGCTGCCGCTGCGCCCGCCGCGCCCGCGTCGGATGGCACCGCGTCCGCGACCTCTTCGGCCGTGCCCCCTCCTGTGGCATCCGCCACCCCACGAACTCCCGACGCCGCTCGCGTGCCCGACGCCACGGCATCCGTCACCCATCCGAATGGAGCATCATGA
- a CDS encoding isopenicillin N synthase family oxygenase has product MSDLNLPVLDLSLLDQGPDAAARFRDELRAATHDVGFFYLTGTGVSPELEAKLLQAAKDFFALPEADKLAIENVTSPHFRGYTRVGGERTQGRVDWREQIDIGPERAAIDDPEGPGHNRLVGPNLWPAAQPELKEVVTEWHDHLTGVARKLLRAWALALGAEEQYFDRHFGDPQTLIKIVRYPGKDDPTPQQGVGAHKDSGVLTLLWVEPGKGGLQVERDGEWVDAPPVPGAFVVNIGELLEYATQGYLTATNHRVISPTYPDERISVPFFFNPALDARLPIIELPEELASEVRGVTDDPTNPIHATYGENALKSRLRAHPDVAERWHADLLAARAAS; this is encoded by the coding sequence ATGTCCGACCTGAATCTCCCCGTCCTCGACCTCTCGCTCCTCGATCAGGGGCCGGATGCCGCCGCTCGCTTCCGCGACGAGTTGCGGGCCGCGACCCATGACGTCGGCTTCTTCTACCTGACGGGCACCGGCGTCAGCCCCGAGCTGGAGGCGAAACTCCTGCAGGCGGCGAAGGACTTCTTCGCCCTGCCCGAGGCCGACAAGCTCGCGATCGAGAACGTCACGAGCCCCCACTTCCGCGGCTACACGCGGGTCGGCGGCGAGCGCACGCAGGGCCGCGTCGACTGGCGAGAGCAGATCGACATCGGACCTGAGCGCGCGGCGATCGACGACCCCGAGGGCCCGGGGCACAACCGACTGGTCGGCCCGAACCTCTGGCCGGCCGCGCAGCCCGAGCTGAAGGAGGTCGTCACCGAGTGGCACGACCACCTGACCGGCGTCGCCCGGAAGCTGCTGCGCGCGTGGGCCCTCGCCCTGGGCGCCGAGGAGCAGTACTTCGACCGCCACTTCGGCGACCCGCAGACCCTCATCAAGATCGTGCGCTACCCCGGCAAGGACGACCCGACGCCCCAGCAGGGCGTGGGCGCGCACAAGGACTCGGGCGTTCTGACCCTGCTGTGGGTCGAGCCCGGGAAGGGCGGTCTGCAGGTCGAGCGAGACGGCGAGTGGGTCGACGCTCCCCCGGTGCCCGGCGCGTTCGTGGTGAACATCGGCGAGCTGCTCGAGTACGCCACCCAGGGCTACCTCACGGCCACGAACCACCGCGTGATCTCGCCGACCTACCCCGACGAGCGCATCTCGGTGCCGTTCTTCTTCAACCCCGCCCTCGACGCGCGCCTGCCGATCATCGAGCTGCCCGAGGAATTGGCATCCGAGGTCCGCGGCGTCACGGACGACCCGACGAACCCCATCCACGCGACGTACGGCGAGAACGCCCTCAAGTCGCGCCTGCGCGCCCACCCCGACGTGGCCGAGCGCTGGCACGCTGACCTCCTGGCCGCGCGCGCCGCGTCCTGA
- the rpsO gene encoding 30S ribosomal protein S15, whose protein sequence is MALEADVKKAIIEEYATHPGDTGSPEVQVAMMTQRIKDLTEHLKIHKHDHHSRRGLFLLVGQRRRLLGYLQDVDINRYRSLIERLGLRR, encoded by the coding sequence ATGGCACTGGAAGCAGACGTCAAGAAGGCGATCATCGAAGAGTACGCGACGCACCCCGGTGACACCGGATCCCCCGAGGTGCAGGTCGCGATGATGACGCAGCGCATCAAGGACCTCACCGAGCACCTCAAGATCCACAAGCACGACCACCACTCGCGCCGTGGACTCTTCCTGCTCGTCGGTCAGCGCCGTCGCCTGCTGGGTTACCTGCAGGACGTCGACATCAACCGTTACCGCTCGCTCATCGAGCGTCTCGGTCTGCGTCGCTAA
- a CDS encoding DUF167 domain-containing protein, which translates to MQLTVRVKPGSRRGPLVEDTADGLVVHVRERAVDGAANAGVVKALAAHFGVAPRDVEILRGHTARIKRVEVHA; encoded by the coding sequence GTGCAGCTCACGGTCCGCGTCAAGCCCGGCAGTCGACGCGGTCCCCTCGTCGAAGACACCGCGGACGGTCTCGTCGTGCACGTGCGCGAGCGCGCGGTCGACGGGGCAGCGAACGCGGGCGTCGTGAAGGCCCTGGCCGCGCACTTCGGAGTCGCTCCCCGCGACGTCGAGATCCTGCGAGGGCACACGGCGCGCATCAAGCGCGTCGAGGTCCACGCGTGA
- a CDS encoding DMT family transporter, which yields MASSSSPSPVSIAVQFVLTGIVWGSSFLFIAIALDGMTPAQVAGGRLLFGALALAAIVAIRRERLPRDGRVWGHLSVLSLSFCVVPFLLFAWAEQHVSSGLASIFNATTPIMTAIMAWAVFRVESLKVGQLVGIAIGILGVVVIIAPGAIADVGGSTIAQLALLGATACYGFSLAYMRRFLGDTGLSGIAFAFGYIGPAAAFMVLLSPLILAEPMHLTLPVVGSIVALGVLGTGIAYVWNQNTLRAWGPTRASTVTYITPVVGVALGILILGERISWNEPVGAAVVFLGILLVQQRLRLSRRARV from the coding sequence GTGGCATCCTCTTCCTCCCCGTCCCCCGTCTCGATCGCCGTGCAGTTCGTGCTCACCGGCATCGTGTGGGGCTCGAGCTTCCTCTTCATCGCGATCGCGCTCGACGGCATGACCCCGGCGCAGGTCGCGGGCGGTCGCCTGCTCTTCGGCGCTCTCGCACTGGCGGCGATCGTCGCGATCCGTCGCGAGCGCCTTCCGCGGGACGGTCGCGTCTGGGGCCACCTGAGCGTGCTCTCGCTCAGCTTCTGCGTCGTGCCGTTCCTGCTGTTCGCGTGGGCGGAGCAGCACGTGTCATCGGGGCTGGCAAGCATCTTCAACGCGACCACGCCGATCATGACCGCGATCATGGCGTGGGCGGTGTTCCGCGTCGAGAGCCTCAAGGTCGGCCAACTCGTCGGGATCGCGATCGGCATCCTCGGCGTCGTCGTCATCATCGCGCCCGGGGCGATCGCCGATGTCGGCGGCAGCACGATCGCACAGCTCGCCCTCCTCGGCGCGACGGCCTGCTACGGCTTCAGCCTCGCGTACATGCGCCGCTTCCTCGGTGACACGGGTCTCTCGGGCATCGCCTTCGCGTTCGGCTACATCGGCCCCGCCGCCGCGTTCATGGTGCTGTTGTCGCCGCTGATCCTCGCCGAACCGATGCACCTCACACTCCCGGTCGTGGGCAGCATCGTCGCTCTCGGCGTGCTCGGCACCGGGATCGCCTACGTCTGGAACCAGAACACCCTGCGCGCCTGGGGTCCCACCCGCGCCTCGACCGTGACCTACATCACCCCGGTGGTCGGGGTGGCTCTCGGCATCCTGATCCTCGGCGAGCGCATCTCGTGGAACGAGCCGGTGGGCGCGGCCGTGGTCTTCCTCGGCATTCTGCTCGTGCAGCAGCGGCTGCGCCTCTCGCGCCGCGCCCGCGTCTGA
- a CDS encoding YceI family protein, producing MTDATTLDIPGYKAGTWVLDPSHSEVTFTVRHMMISKVRGTFGMKSATLVAPENPLEATVEASVDVTSVDTKDEGRDQHLRSAEFFDTETYPTMDFRSTGVRVEDGDFLVDGELTIRGVSKPATFSIDFGGFGTDPWGNYKAGATAKTVINREDFGLTWNAALETGGVLVGKDVTIELDLQFALQA from the coding sequence ATGACCGACGCAACGACCCTCGACATCCCCGGTTACAAGGCGGGCACCTGGGTGCTCGACCCCTCGCACAGCGAGGTGACCTTCACCGTCCGTCACATGATGATCTCCAAGGTGCGCGGCACCTTCGGCATGAAGAGCGCGACCCTCGTCGCCCCCGAGAACCCGCTCGAGGCCACCGTCGAGGCCTCCGTCGACGTGACCTCCGTCGACACCAAGGACGAGGGCCGCGACCAGCACCTGCGCTCGGCCGAGTTCTTCGACACCGAGACCTACCCGACCATGGACTTCCGCTCGACCGGCGTCCGCGTCGAGGACGGCGACTTCCTCGTCGACGGCGAGCTCACCATCCGCGGCGTCAGCAAGCCCGCCACCTTCTCCATCGACTTCGGCGGCTTCGGCACCGACCCGTGGGGCAACTACAAGGCCGGCGCGACCGCCAAGACGGTCATCAACCGCGAGGACTTCGGTCTGACGTGGAACGCCGCCCTCGAGACCGGCGGCGTCCTCGTCGGCAAGGACGTCACCATCGAGCTCGACCTGCAGTTCGCTCTGCAGGCGTGA
- a CDS encoding FKBP-type peptidyl-prolyl cis-trans isomerase: MTDRTKPEFDAPSGPAPSDLVIRDIIVGDGDEAKPGDTVTVHYAGVEYESGEEFDSSWGRGESIQFPLRGLIQGWQDGIPGMKVGGRRELVIPPHLAYGPAGGHFLGGKTLIFIIDLLKVG, translated from the coding sequence ATGACTGATCGCACCAAGCCGGAGTTCGACGCTCCCAGCGGCCCCGCCCCCTCCGACCTCGTCATCCGCGACATCATCGTCGGCGACGGCGACGAGGCCAAGCCCGGCGACACCGTCACCGTGCACTACGCCGGTGTCGAGTACGAGTCGGGCGAAGAGTTCGACTCGTCGTGGGGCCGGGGCGAGAGCATCCAGTTCCCCCTCCGCGGCCTGATCCAGGGCTGGCAGGACGGCATCCCGGGTATGAAGGTCGGCGGACGCCGCGAGCTCGTGATCCCCCCGCACCTCGCCTACGGTCCCGCCGGCGGCCACTTCCTCGGGGGCAAGACCCTCATCTTCATCATCGACCTGCTCAAGGTCGGCTGA